The Dysidea avara chromosome 11, odDysAvar1.4, whole genome shotgun sequence genome includes the window CAAGGTTAGCTTGAAGTTTAATATTTCAATCTAAAGAATCATGGCTCCTCCACAGGGGGGAGGGGGAGAgcatttgtcccaaatgccccatcctggatctgccattgcttCCTACTTGACACTATGCAAGTAACAGCAGTGATGCTCTCTATCATGTTCACACTGTAACAAAATAGCCATGCAAATGAATGGATGACATTACGTACCGCAACTTTTAGGATAACACCCGTCTCTCCCTCCATACTTCATTGGCAAGATTTGTAAGCATTACCACAAAGTCTGCATTTGTCTAAACAAGATGCACTAGCTCTTTCCGACACAGTCTCCAAGCAATGATCAGCAACTGCACAACCACTGGGATCTCTCCTGCAGAGCTAAGTTTCTTGACATCAAGTTCTACACTTTTGCCCAAACTTCAGCTTTGCATAAACAAGGTGATGATCAATGTTGCAGTAAGCTCCTCTCTTCACACTCACATCCAAGCAATATATACTTCCTATTTCCTCATTGAAACAAAATCTATGTAGCTAATTCCACTGCTGAGACTTCGGGTCTTGCCAGGCTGACGTTCTTCTCAAACCATGTATTGCAAACAGCAGCCTCATGCATGGCACAATAAATGAACACAAAACTGCACCATTAACTCAGTAGACCATAATTGTGAGGTCCCAGCACATCATGTCACTGGTCACCATGCAGCCTGCTCTCTAGAATCCACTCGAGTGTTAAAATCACTGAGGATTACAAACTAGCAATAAAACCAAGGAGCTGCTGAAAAGTTATCCTTATCTTGGCTACTTAGTCTTGCAGCAGTACAGTTGGTGCATAGCAGGACATCATATGAAATTTCCCAATAAATCCTCCAACTAACTGACAAATTAAACATCTATATGCCTTCCATTGTCTTCTCCCATGCTCACAGGTTGTCAAACTTGGGCCATTAAGTACCGGTGCCACTCCTTCTCCTCTTAGCAAAAGTCGGTGCTCATTCGATGGTCGATCAGCAGTCAATAACACAGTACCATTCTATAAACCACCATTTTGTCTCTTGCTATGATATTATACTTTTTCTCAGCTCAAGCACTATTTGATCTCTCATACTGTCTTCACCTCTCTGACCATGATTTGCCAGTAAAAGTACTGGAGTTTGCCACATGGACTCTAATGAGCTCCTCTTTGTAAAGGGACTTCATATGAGCCATCACAGCGATTTTACAGTATTAGGATACTTTTAGCATAGATAATGCTTTTAAATGCTTTTAGTTTCAACTAAAATACCAATGAAATTTCTGGTAATAGGTAGCTATATTAGTTAGCTACTCAGTGTAAGACTGAAGGATATAGCCATCAGGCCAAATTTGATTTTAAATAGGTTAACCACAGTGATGTACAGCAGTAGCTCTGGTTCATAGCTACAGTGGGAGAGTGTGATTAGCATTGAAACATTGACTATATACCCGCCTTCTCAACAAAATaactttaaaaatatatatattttttaatttaaaagataataatataaaccaataaggccaatgaaacttgattaccagtttctcgctcagatttttgaaaatttgatgcgggcgggcggttattattcattattttccaaaaggcacaacacacatcccaaacatgaagatttctgccaaaaaagtgagtctacattgattactcctgcattaaatagctaaaatacgttactaatccatataataagtgatttttccattagagtctCGATTAGCCGGAGTATAgctcattgctccattagagtaaaagtgactgctctattagagtatttcaacctgaaataccaataatgaaattccatgcgggtgtatcaaaagcatgcgggcgatgacgcgaaactgctaatcaaatttcattggcctaataaaCACTCATACAGTGGGCAAACTCcgcccaaaaaaaaaacaaaaaaaaaactaagccTAAGGTTATCACATGTGATGTTCCTGAAAAAAATGCAGTAGATCCACCTACATATTCTACATTCGATGGAACAATACCTACAaccagttgatttgttttacaTATAATCTACGTGTCACCGCCAGTTCAAAAATTCGCGACCACCACGTGATTACAATATTGATCGCGCAAGGCGAAAGCAAAGGATCGAGATGCACGAGTCACGGATGATTTTTAGAGGAAGTTCCTTAATTCTTTCTATGGTATGTCCATTGCATAGGATTTGTGTGATTCGATTCAGTTTAAATACTGTTGTTCATTGTATCAATTACCCTGCCTGCCGGGCCTAAACTGTGTTTTTCAGTTTCTGACCTCGTTCCTGACAGCTCGCCAGGAAGGCCTGTAGCTATACTCGTGTTCGTATTGCGACCATGACCGGGTGCAACGTGAGGTAAACTTATTTGCTTTCCAGCAAGAAGGTGTGGCCAGAACACATACAATCACATGGGAGTGCGTGGGTTttgttgtgttgtttttgtctttatctgcTTGGCCGGGTGTTAGAGTTAGCAATGTATATTGGTGGTAGAATCTGTTTCATAGTCAGTGATAAAATGAACCCTGTTGTCCTCACTCAAGCAAGGTAATACCCTTTAACAAATAGGTCGCCACAGTGCAGTCTAGGATATTGGGGATTTATATGACCCACAATGAATTGACCAGGATTGGAGGATAGGTGTATTGTGTAACTGTTGATGGTATACTTGCAATCAAACTTGGTGTAATAACATAACAAAAATTTGGAGAAATTGAAGAAAAGATTATTATTGATACACAAATCATGGACTAAGTCAAGATCTTTTGAAGCTGTTAATTTAAGATGTGATTTTTTGGCAGCATTTTGCATTGTGTTGTCACAATAGACTAACGCACACAAAAGATCTACAACTGTACATGCACGCATACAATTACAGAATAATGGATTACATCATAGCACATGCATGTGTCCAGATACTACAGTAATAGGTAGATCATACCCGAGTCATTATAAACACCAAGACAAGTAGGGTACCCAATATGCTCTCTTGGGGAACACTGACAAGTGGCTTGAAGAATGGTAACTGGCAGAGACACACTGAATAAACCAGTTCATCCTGCTGGCagttttgccatgaacaaaataCATACCAGTGTAAGGATTTTCCAATTCACCACACATGCAGTGTTGCTAAAGAAACAGAATGATTGCTActcctttatgtgtgccaatcATGTCTGAGTACATGCTTCCACCACTGTTTTAAATTTTTTGCGTGATTGCTTGATTTCATGTTCATTTACTATTGATGTATGTGTACATAGCAAACAAGAGGAAATCTTTTATGTCAATGGAAATCAAGATCCATGGTACTTGCTGGTTTATTACGGCGTACTATTGTTTCCTACAACCCACAAGGACCAAAGGGTGACATGCTTAAACACCAGTCTTCTTTACCTAAACTACCAGTGCCACCTCTTCAACAGACGTTGCAGAAATATTTGAAAGCGATGCGACCATTGGTGAATGATAGTGAATATCAGAAGACTTTAATGGTTGTAGAAGAATTTGGAAAACCTAATGGAGTGGGAGAAAAACTGCAAAGAAAATTGGAGGAGAGAGCTAAAAGTCATGATAATTGGGTATGTTTTGTTATATGTGTGTTGTGCACAATCgagtaagtaaaaataattgGTATGCTGTGGCAGAGTTGGGGTTgttacactaaaaatgtaactagttacatattactcattactTTTACACAATGTAGCacactacagttacatattacttactgaaaaaagtattactcgctactctgagggttgtaactagtaataatattacatattacatttgttcgttacaaactataaaataagtccaaccttctaaatacaagctaccagcctacaactacaagtgacacaaGCGAGACACGTGTTTCTCTGGTGTTAGTTCAGTCACAGAtgcatactttgttgttgtatcttggcctcaagggcactccccatacactatcattctttgtccatgcctaTAATGCTAtcttgtctggacccaaaatgcaatcaatcacatgcctggatacaatgcgccttaaaaggaagtaacacgttacattcgttacaatttccggatgtaatatccgttacatattactcgttactttgtcatgtaacgtgatatattacttgttactgtaaatgtaatattattactaacgCGTTACATTTTATCCCAACTCTGTGCTGTGGTTTTTCTATGCAGTTTGGCTATTATCTTTAAATATATTTAAATGTATAGTTCCAAATACTTTTATTAGAACTACCATGTACTAAAATTGTAGCTGCACAGTTACTATACTGTACGACAGGAACTTTTGATGAAGAAATATAAGTAATTGAGGAGATAGAATGATACCTACCAACACTCACGTTGTATAGTCAGTTCAATTTTTGTAACTTGTGGTAGATTAGGAGTGTAACCATGCAATGTATAGCCTTCCTCTTGTGTTGCACTGCTAGAGGCTTTTAAACGTTTGCTAAAAATATTTGCCTAGCAACTACTCCTGTTTTGTTCATATATTTAACACTAAAAAGTAATGAAGATGCTTGTTGCTGTGCAAAAGAATATTTGGGCTGTTCTTCTTGCTATTTTATTTCTTTGAAATATGTGGATGAAGCATGAAGGTGCTAGTAAAAGTACACAGTATATTACATTAAAGTTAATGTGATGCAAATCTTCTGTTAAAATGCCTAAACTCTAGCTGTAGTCTGTTGTTACTATAGAACACCAATTTTCCACAATACTAATTTGTCCTTTCCAGTACCACGAATCAAACTGGAAATTGTTTGTGTTATCTGTCCTTTTGTgaagtactctattatctatgtgGAGCTAAAAAGTTTGTAAACGAACACCCAACACTAATATAGCCGTGGCGCTACATGCCAGTATGTACTTAAACTCTGAGTACTTGTTGACTCCGAAATTCTATTTGTATGACTATTATGGTTCCTAATGCATTATGCATTCACACATGTTTTCTTGAGACATTACAGCTGGCAGTTGTGGTAAAAATGTCCTCATTTTAAACCAAAATGATATATCAATTTTGGCGGACTCCTGATATCATTATAATAAAAATATTGGGGTTTTAGTTTAGTGCATTTGTTTGtatgtactactgtatgtatgtgctgTGTTTTATATTCACAGCTGAATGACTGGTGGTTGCATGCAGCTTACCTTTGGTACAGAGAATCAGTTCTACTTAATTCTAACCCATCAAACATGTATACCTGTCCTTCTGTGAACCAAGAGACATACATTCAGTAAGCTTGTATAACAATTTTATATTATTGACTAGTTGTATTATTTGTTTCAGTTATTCTGCAAGGATAATTATAGCAATGGCTAAATTTTTTATGCTATGCAGAAGgtatatataatattgtatactgtatacatacaaattttcgaggtaCATAATTTTCGTGGATTGACAAATTTGCAGTTTCATTTTTGAGGATTACTTGTTTTTCATTGAGATTATGTATTAGAAAGCATAAAGCTAACCCTAAAATTGTTAATTGTTGAAGATGAAAAGTAATCGCAAAAATTATGTCCCTCGAAAATTGGTACGTATATGCAGTACTCTTACCTGTCATGGTCTTTCTTACATACACTCAGTACATTCAGTTGTGGTGTGTTTTACAGTGAAAGGATAGATGTTGAAAAGAGTAAAGATGGAAGCCCACTCTGCATGATACAGTATAAGGATATGTTGTCATGTTGTAGAATACCAGGTGAAAAAGTTGATACTCAGAGAAGATCTCCTATTGATCAGTCACGTCACATTACTATTGCACATAATGGTCATGTGAGTCTATAGTTTCTGTATgtcatacagtgtggtagtaatGTAAGTAGAGATTATGAAAATATGCATTTTCCTACCTCAACAATTGTCAACCAAAACCAGACCTCACTTTTCCTTCGACAATCAAGCCCAAGGGAACTTCAGGGTGATCAAAATACTTTCCattttaacggaattttctacgaCCATCTTGCTTACTAATgcattcagacaagtgtaactcaaaaACATAGTAACTCCTCCTTTGTgatccatttctttctccattaTCATGTCGGTGTTTATTAGTGGGTGGTGCATCCACTGACTATCATGTTTGTACTATATAGCAGGTTGTTAGTGAAGGTAAAAAATTTTGTGCGTCGCCACTCTTCAAAATTTCAAAGGGGAAATTTTGAGGATCTTATGCATTTATAATAGTTATAAAATGCCATTTTGGATGGGACTTACATGGATATTTGCTAATCTGTGAAAATAGCAACTCTTGAAAAACCTGATATATACAATATCTGTAATTTTGtgactgtacatactgtactgtttTTGGTCTGTAATACTTTATAATTTATAATgggcagaacatagctgaaaataaaaTGGCCATATAACCATATCACTTAATAGTCCATTTAGACGTGAAATtggtctggtgccattcttcaATTTGATGTGGTATGTCCAGTCACAAACAATGGCAGTAACAAAGCATGAACAAACAGGAATAATTAAGAATTTAAATTTGGGTGGAACGTCGAAACAAAGGAGGCCACCTGCAGCTATTTTAGTGGATGTATTTTAGTTCCTGACTACATTGTAACAGTTGTAGAAATAAAATAATCTAACCGTATAGCCGCAAATATAGGTAACCTCCCTTGCTTCATTAGAATTTCTAACTTTTCATTGACATTTCTGTTAGGTAGTTTTGTATATGTATTTGTTGTTGTTATGTAAACAAAGAAATAGTAGTGTATACATGACAGTGTATTCATGACAGTGCACATTACATAATAATGCAGCAATGGCTACCAGTTAATTGATGGTTGGTAGCAGACCCTTCATAGAATAACTGTAAGGATCTAATAATAATTTTAAGGTGCTATAGGAATAGTTTAATTTTGATGAAACCATTTTTGGCATCACTCAGAACAGtcagtgctctattagaatgtattGTAAAATTCGTATAGACTATATTTAACTCTGCTATGTACGAGGGCTGGAGGAATCAATTCTATAGTGGTCAGGCCAATGGGTAGGCACTATGAAATGCTGAGCGCTTTGTTGTGTGAATGCtaaaggggtctgggggcatatgTATGCTTTTCCAGGAAATGTTTCAAAATTGCATGCTCAGAGATTCTATTTTCAGCTGTAAATTCCCTAGCAAATTATTGACTAGCACGTGTTAAACtcactgcatgtagctacatcatGTGTTCAGATTAATTTCTTATGTTATACAGTTGTAACacatgtaaatacagtattTTTCTCTTTTATAATAGCCATACGTATACAGCATGAGTCTAACATTTGAAACTGAAAGCTATATAATTTATAACTAATTTTAATATGATGAAGTCACAACTCAGTGAATAGCTAACTAGGCACTAAGCTATATGCTTACTCTTACCCtatcatgctatgctgcagtgctcaaatattCATCCAATTATGTATGCTTCCATGCAAAGCTATTTATATTTCGTATTTGCTAGCTTCATAAAGTGTTTGACTAATAAATCAGTAACTacctgagtgctttattagggtgactgttctattagagtgttttgatcttTTCCATGACTGATTGTCACAGGGTAGAATTTAACAGTATGATGTAAATATTCTACTGGCATTATATCACAATGCTTGCATGATGCTTTAGGCATCTATCATTTCCAAAAACACACCAGTATAATTGGCCAGTGTCTATCAGCAACTcgcatatatatttttaaaattaatgctgaaaaAGTGGTCAGGCTATATGACCTGACTGGCCGGACCGCTTCCTCCGGCCTTGAAAACATTTATTTACTTCATGGTTTGACCAGGTTGCTAATCATGCAACGGTTGCACTACTATACTAACTTGGTGTACATGCAGTAGTTGGTATACACACTAAGTTGTATGTAGTATATGTTTTTGTGCAAATGTAGTTCTTCTCATTGGATGTTCTGTGGAAATTACCTGATGGTAGTTATACATTTGTACCAGTTCATCACATAGAGAAGGAGCTTCACCAGATAATGAATAGTTCTCCTTCTAAACCACAACACCCAGTAGGTGTACTAACTACTGAACATAGAGATACTTGGTATAAAGCTAGAGAGAGGCTTatgaaaggtaccaatttagtGTACTGCTGTCTATTATTGTATTTTATCAGATGCAGTGAATAAGAATAGCATTGATGTGATAGAGAGGAGTCAATTTGTACTATGCTTGGACCCATCTCACCCAGGAGTGTCAGTCCATTCTGATGAGCGTGCTGATGCTTTGTCAATTGTTAGCAATAGAACTCTTCATGGAAATGGTACAAATGATAGCAGTTGCAACAGATGGTTTGATCATGGAATTCAAGTAAACAATGATTCAATATGACTAGTGCTGTTTTATAAttcttattataattatgtttatcACCTCAGATTCTATACTGATGTCCTGGCTTGTTACCTTTTCCCTTCTTTGTCCATCCACACATTTATACATGACTGTTCCATCAGGAGTATATGTTGTGCGGCCTAACAAGTCAGCACACTGCCATAGTACTgtaattttcatgcatatgcAGTTCTGTGCTATGTACCCTCTTGGCTTATGCCTTAAGTAGCCCAATATAAGTAGAAGGCTTCATAGTTAGCTCTTCTCAATTTTTTGCGCTTGTACAAATGTGCTATCTATAATACCGACTGATTGCCTTGTAATTAGGGATGGAGGAATTATGCCCAAATAATTTCAGGAGTAATGATGGGGTAAAgcattattccagcattttgaTGCAGTTTTAGAGTATAATTAGAATAAAATTCAtctactctaattgagcagccacttactctaatagaatgattGTCGTGGAATCCATTATACCAAGCATCTTGCTGACAAAAGTAACTTTTATCTGACAAATTGATTTAGCAGTTTTTACTACAAATACACTACAAAGGTAAAGTAAAAGTTTTTGAGAATATCAGTACATTAATTAACTTTTTTGAATAAATTTGGAAtatgaaaattttgagcataaatcCCACAC containing:
- the LOC136238806 gene encoding carnitine O-acetyltransferase-like isoform X2, encoding MHESRMIFRGSSLILSMQTRGNLLCQWKSRSMVLAGLLRRTIVSYNPQGPKGDMLKHQSSLPKLPVPPLQQTLQKYLKAMRPLVNDSEYQKTLMVVEEFGKPNGVGEKLQRKLEERAKSHDNWLNDWWLHAAYLWYRESVLLNSNPSNMYTCPSVNQETYIHERIDVEKSKDGSPLCMIQYKDMLSCCRIPGEKVDTQRRSPIDQSRHITIAHNGHFFSLDVLWKLPDGSYTFVPVHHIEKELHQIMNSSPSKPQHPVGVLTTEHRDTWYKARERLMKDAVNKNSIDVIERSQFVLCLDPSHPGVSVHSDERADALSIVSNRTLHGNGTNDSSCNRWFDHGIQALISPDGYVGGNYEHSAADGTAGIQLIFYVLNNVFRESDGLLAHESTVIVPSQQLNPAQKLQWNISSETAKDIEVAKINLDNAVSDCDHQVFVFEDFGKEFMKSHRLSPDSFIQVAIQLAYYKMYGRLTSTYESGFTRLFLYGRTDTIRASSIESLAFCRAMLDPLAPADEKLRKLKVAVESHRQYTMEAVIGKAFDRHLLGLKLTAMEAGMETPSLFLDPSFAKCYHHSMSTSQMPAEFLLLCAFGAVVPDGYGVCYNPQNNRILYTVSTFSNCVETDTAQFGVKLMESLQAMKDVITC
- the LOC136238806 gene encoding carnitine O-acetyltransferase-like isoform X1 — encoded protein: MHESRMIFRGSSLILSMQTRGNLLCQWKSRSMVLAGLLRRTIVSYNPQGPKGDMLKHQSSLPKLPVPPLQQTLQKYLKAMRPLVNDSEYQKTLMVVEEFGKPNGVGEKLQRKLEERAKSHDNWLNDWWLHAAYLWYRESVLLNSNPSNMYTCPSVNQETYIHYSARIIIAMAKFFMLCRSERIDVEKSKDGSPLCMIQYKDMLSCCRIPGEKVDTQRRSPIDQSRHITIAHNGHFFSLDVLWKLPDGSYTFVPVHHIEKELHQIMNSSPSKPQHPVGVLTTEHRDTWYKARERLMKDAVNKNSIDVIERSQFVLCLDPSHPGVSVHSDERADALSIVSNRTLHGNGTNDSSCNRWFDHGIQALISPDGYVGGNYEHSAADGTAGIQLIFYVLNNVFRESDGLLAHESTVIVPSQQLNPAQKLQWNISSETAKDIEVAKINLDNAVSDCDHQVFVFEDFGKEFMKSHRLSPDSFIQVAIQLAYYKMYGRLTSTYESGFTRLFLYGRTDTIRASSIESLAFCRAMLDPLAPADEKLRKLKVAVESHRQYTMEAVIGKAFDRHLLGLKLTAMEAGMETPSLFLDPSFAKCYHHSMSTSQMPAEFLLLCAFGAVVPDGYGVCYNPQNNRILYTVSTFSNCVETDTAQFGVKLMESLQAMKDVITC